One window of Mauremys mutica isolate MM-2020 ecotype Southern chromosome 6, ASM2049712v1, whole genome shotgun sequence genomic DNA carries:
- the SUB1 gene encoding activated RNA polymerase II transcriptional coactivator p15: MPKSKELVSSSSSASDSDSEVDKKAKRKKQVAPEKPVKKQKTGESSKGAASSKQSSNRDENMFQIGKMRYVSVRDFKGKVLIDIREYWMDQEGEMKPGRKGISLNPEQWSQLKEQISDIDDAVRKL; encoded by the exons ATGCCTAAATCAAAGGAACTTGTGTCTTCAAGCTCATCTGCCAGTGATTCAGATAGTGAAGTTGACAAAAAG GCAAAGAGGAAAAAGCAAGTAGCTCCAGAAAAGCCTGTAAAGAAACAAAAGACTGGTGAAAGTTCTAAAGGTGCAGCTTCCTCTAAGCAAAGCAGCAACAGAGATGAGAATATGTTCCAG ATTGGCAAAATGAGGTATGTCAGTGTTCGTGACTTTAAAGGGAAAGTCCTAATTGATATTAGAGAATACTGGATGGATCAAGAAGGTGAAATGAAACCTGGCAGAAAAG GTATTTCTTTAAATCCAGAACAGTGGAGCCAGCTGAAGGAACAGATTTCCGATATTGATGATGCAGTAAGAAAACTGTAA